Proteins encoded together in one Candidatus Sulfotelmatobacter sp. window:
- a CDS encoding alpha/beta fold hydrolase → MTSPSSSIRSLFVDGPAGRLEALLNAGAENATHAAVVSHPHPLFGGTLHNKVVFHTMKALNSFGFPVLRFNFRGTGLSQGEHDQGEGEVEDVRAALDWLDAEYHLPLVFAGFSFGAAVGLRAACADARVQGIIGVGTPVNPVAEGSEIPRTYTFEFLQSCAKPKLLVSGGRDQFGPRGKLEALAASMPQPKKLVIVEGADHFFEGRLRELREAIETWVEEVVRR, encoded by the coding sequence GTGACTTCTCCGAGTTCGTCCATCCGTTCGCTGTTCGTCGACGGTCCTGCCGGACGACTGGAAGCGCTGCTCAACGCTGGGGCCGAGAATGCGACGCATGCCGCAGTGGTTTCCCATCCGCATCCGCTATTTGGCGGGACGCTGCACAATAAAGTTGTCTTCCACACCATGAAGGCGCTGAATAGCTTTGGCTTCCCGGTGTTGCGCTTCAACTTTCGGGGTACCGGTTTGAGCCAGGGCGAACATGACCAGGGCGAAGGCGAAGTCGAGGATGTTCGCGCGGCGCTCGACTGGCTTGACGCGGAATATCACCTGCCGCTGGTCTTCGCCGGATTCTCTTTCGGCGCGGCGGTCGGCCTGCGTGCGGCTTGCGCGGATGCGCGCGTGCAAGGGATCATCGGCGTGGGAACGCCGGTGAATCCCGTGGCCGAGGGCAGCGAGATACCACGCACTTATACGTTTGAGTTCCTGCAATCTTGCGCTAAACCGAAGCTGCTGGTCAGCGGCGGGCGCGATCAGTTCGGTCCGCGGGGCAAGCTGGAAGCTCTGGCTGCATCGATGCCGCAGCCGAAGAAGCTGGTGATCGTCGAGGGTGCCGACCATTTTTTCGAGGGACGCCTGCGCGAGTTGCGCGAGGCGATTGAAACGTGGGTCGAGGAGGTGGTAAGACGATGA
- a CDS encoding M20/M25/M40 family metallo-hydrolase codes for MDAVTLTRQLVDIESISGNEAAVGSYLYGELCRLGYQTKKMPVEGDRFNVYATMAEDPNPAAVFSTHMDTVPPFIASSEDAGRIYGRGSCDAKGIIAAQIAAAERLRRHAIYVGLLFVVGEERDSLGAQVANEYAANESAANGSASGSPGSRRRFLVNGEPTENHIALASKGTLRVEVTATGRMAHSAYPELGDSAIDKLIPALTRLRAMELPSDPEIGPCTLNIGLIEGGRAPNVIPDYAHADLLYRLVGSSADLRQQIAATAGQRVQVTFPLELPFMRLRTVDGLPTMIASFTTDIPKLTNWGEALLLGPGSIHVAHTDGEYIEKKQLADAIDLYCQIAKQLLS; via the coding sequence ATGGATGCCGTCACTCTTACGCGCCAACTGGTGGACATTGAGTCAATCAGCGGCAACGAAGCCGCGGTGGGAAGCTATCTCTACGGAGAGCTTTGCCGGCTGGGATATCAGACGAAGAAAATGCCGGTCGAGGGCGATCGCTTCAATGTCTATGCAACAATGGCGGAAGATCCGAATCCCGCGGCCGTGTTTTCCACGCACATGGACACCGTTCCTCCGTTCATCGCATCCTCGGAAGATGCCGGACGAATTTACGGGCGAGGATCATGCGATGCCAAAGGCATTATCGCGGCCCAGATCGCTGCTGCGGAACGCTTGCGGCGACACGCGATTTACGTCGGGCTGCTCTTTGTTGTGGGAGAAGAACGCGACAGCCTGGGCGCCCAGGTGGCTAACGAATATGCAGCCAATGAGTCCGCAGCGAACGGATCTGCCTCCGGCAGTCCCGGTTCGCGACGTCGATTTCTAGTGAACGGCGAGCCGACAGAAAACCACATTGCACTCGCCTCGAAAGGAACGCTGCGGGTCGAGGTGACGGCCACGGGGCGCATGGCGCATTCGGCGTATCCGGAACTGGGCGACTCGGCGATCGATAAGCTGATCCCGGCCCTCACTCGCTTGCGCGCGATGGAACTGCCTTCCGATCCGGAGATTGGCCCGTGCACGTTGAACATTGGTCTGATCGAGGGTGGACGAGCGCCCAACGTGATTCCCGACTACGCGCATGCAGATTTGCTGTACCGTTTGGTGGGTTCATCGGCCGATTTGCGGCAGCAAATTGCGGCGACCGCAGGCCAGCGCGTGCAAGTGACATTTCCGCTGGAGCTTCCTTTCATGCGGCTTCGAACGGTCGATGGGCTGCCCACCATGATCGCATCATTCACGACCGACATCCCGAAGCTCACGAATTGGGGTGAGGCCTTGCTGCTCGGCCCAGGATCGATTCACGTGGCGCATACGGACGGCGAGTACATCGAGAAGAAACAGTTGGCCGATGCGATCGATTTGTACTGCCAGATCGCGAAGCAACTTTTATCGTGA
- a CDS encoding carboxypeptidase-like regulatory domain-containing protein: MIAKAATLVFGVALILLFTAHPSRAQDAAATLSGTVTDASGKGVANAKVSLKNVATGEAIETTTDPTGIYTFPKLVAGDYEVSASLEGVGAGAGKVTLAAGSRQNLSVGLTAYSSNPRNPSESLPNAPSASQTQPSLGDLGFTPAETEANAKMQALLDKRTHMLKIHQRMGLITTIPLITTVLLGPGAGGKSEGTAARDLHVALGALTGDLYGITAWYAIRAPRVKGTPKRGPIRFHEAMAWIHGPGMILTPIMGAMAFSQKNNGEKVHGFAAAHGPVAIVTAAAFGAALVSVSFKF, translated from the coding sequence ATGATTGCGAAAGCGGCGACCCTTGTCTTTGGAGTAGCACTCATTCTTCTGTTCACCGCCCATCCATCGCGCGCACAGGATGCGGCTGCGACTCTCAGCGGCACTGTCACCGACGCTTCCGGAAAAGGAGTGGCGAATGCCAAAGTTTCTCTCAAGAATGTCGCCACCGGCGAGGCGATTGAGACGACAACCGATCCGACCGGCATCTACACGTTTCCGAAGCTGGTTGCCGGAGATTATGAAGTCTCCGCCTCTCTGGAGGGTGTCGGCGCGGGAGCGGGCAAAGTGACTTTGGCCGCCGGCAGCCGGCAGAACCTCAGCGTTGGACTGACCGCGTACTCGTCGAATCCGCGAAATCCGTCCGAGAGTCTGCCGAACGCGCCCTCTGCGAGCCAGACGCAGCCGTCGCTTGGAGATTTGGGATTTACGCCGGCGGAGACGGAAGCCAATGCCAAAATGCAGGCGCTGCTCGACAAGCGCACGCACATGCTGAAAATCCATCAGCGCATGGGATTGATCACGACGATACCGTTAATTACGACCGTGCTTCTCGGCCCCGGCGCCGGCGGCAAGAGTGAAGGCACTGCGGCCCGCGATCTACATGTGGCGCTGGGCGCGCTCACCGGAGACCTTTATGGCATCACCGCCTGGTACGCGATCCGCGCGCCCAGAGTCAAAGGTACTCCGAAGCGCGGCCCGATCCGTTTTCACGAAGCCATGGCATGGATTCACGGCCCAGGTATGATTCTGACCCCCATCATGGGAGCGATGGCCTTCAGCCAGAAGAACAATGGGGAAAAAGTTCACGGCTTTGCCGCCGCGCACGGCCCGGTGGCCATCGTGACCGCGGCCGCCTTCGGTGCGGCGCTAGTCTCGGTGTCGTTTAAATTCTGA